TCCTCATTGCTACCAGAAACGAGGGGAAATTCCGCGAATTTGCGAAAGCGCTTCAGGGGACAGGGATTATCCTCTTCTCCCTCTCCCATTTTGAAAAAGCACCCCGGTTCGAGGAGCTGGGGAAGACCTTCAGGGAAAATGCCTGCGGTAAGGCACTTTTCTATCATCGGGAGTTCGGCTTTCCCACCTTAGCCGATGACTCTGGTCTTTGTGTCACTGCCCTTTCTGGAGAGCCTGGGGTTCACTCCGCCCGCTATGGGGGGGAAGAAATAACCGATGAAGCGAGGAACAAACTTCTCCTTTCCGCCCTTTCCGGGGTTCCCAAGGAGAAAAGAAGCGCCTCCTTCCATTGTGTTCTCGCCTTCGCCGATAAGGGGAGGATAATCAAGGTGGTCGAGGAATCCTGCGAGGGGATCATCCTCACCCATCCCCGGGGAAAGCATGGTTTTGGCTACGACCCTATCTTCTACTATCCACCGTTAGGGAAAACATTTGCCGAGCTTCCCTCTGAGGTGAAGAATCAGGTGAGCCATCGGGGACGGGCGATCGTCCGAATGACCGCCTTTCTCAAAAACTATCTCAAGAAAGGGGGATGAGGATATCCTCTTCTTTTTCTTGACAGTTTATCCTTCTTCGATTAAATATTGAGGTAGGTCGGGGCGTGGCGCAGTCTGGGTAGCGCACCTGCTTTGGGAGCAGGGGGTCGGAGGTTCAAATCCTCTCGCCCCGACCAGAATCTCGCCATCGATGATAAAAGAAATAATTATAAAAAAATTACCGATCAATTAAGAACCTCAAATTTAACCCCACGAATTTATGTGCTTTGATTGGATCGAATAACGCGGGAAAATCCAATATTCTTAAGGCGCTAAACCTTCTATTAGGAGAAGCCTATCCACAACCAAAAGCTATTAAAGAAGAGGATTTCTATAACTATGATACATCTGAGCCTATTCACATAGAGATAGAATTTGAACCTCCTCTCCCCCCTTGTAGATGCA
This sequence is a window from Acidobacteriota bacterium. Protein-coding genes within it:
- a CDS encoding XTP/dITP diphosphatase, with the translated sequence MKLLIATRNEGKFREFAKALQGTGIILFSLSHFEKAPRFEELGKTFRENACGKALFYHREFGFPTLADDSGLCVTALSGEPGVHSARYGGEEITDEARNKLLLSALSGVPKEKRSASFHCVLAFADKGRIIKVVEESCEGIILTHPRGKHGFGYDPIFYYPPLGKTFAELPSEVKNQVSHRGRAIVRMTAFLKNYLKKGG